The Longimicrobium sp. genome includes a region encoding these proteins:
- a CDS encoding alpha/beta fold hydrolase codes for MTLSLVAGGRRLEYAWIGPPPDAAPTLVFLHEGLGSLAAWRDFPAALAAATGFGALVYSRAGYGGSDPAELPRPVRFMHDEAGVLREVMDAAGVRDAVLVGHSDGASIAIIHAGSEGGSRVRALVLEAPHVFTEPEGLASIARIADTYRTTD; via the coding sequence CGGCCGGCGGCTGGAGTACGCGTGGATCGGTCCACCGCCGGATGCCGCGCCGACGCTCGTGTTCCTTCACGAGGGGCTCGGATCGCTGGCGGCGTGGCGCGACTTTCCGGCGGCGCTGGCGGCGGCGACCGGGTTCGGGGCGCTGGTCTACAGCCGCGCCGGGTATGGCGGATCGGACCCGGCCGAGCTGCCGCGCCCCGTCCGCTTCATGCACGACGAGGCCGGGGTGCTTCGCGAGGTGATGGACGCAGCCGGGGTGCGCGACGCGGTACTGGTGGGGCACAGCGACGGCGCGTCCATCGCGATCATCCACGCGGGTAGCGAGGGCGGCAGCCGTGTACGCGCGCTGGTGCTGGAGGCGCCGCACGTCTTCACCGAGCCGGAAGGGCTGGCGAGCATCGCCCGCATCGCGGACACGTACCGCACCACCGAC